Within the Amaranthus tricolor cultivar Red isolate AtriRed21 chromosome 15, ASM2621246v1, whole genome shotgun sequence genome, the region aattttgtatatgtaatttgtcatggtatcacctacctaatttatttatttatttaaattattaacgaCATATTACctaaataccctttgaccttttgtgttgactttgactttcggtcaatgggcttttttcTGAATTCcccatcttccttgaatggcccatgagcTAGTTACCTCCAAATACCCTAACCTCCCTCTAGGAAAGTAACCTCCAAATTGACCCAACTTCCCATTCATCCCTCATTACTTGGTTCTCCTTCTTCCAAGGCTGGTAACcgcccactactcccatgatattCAACCTCCTCTCTGAAATAACTTCCTTCTTCACCATTATAAaaagggacaaccatcagagcgGAAAAGATCATCTAAAAAATAATCCTCTTAAGTATCATtactccacttcattagcctaccaaaattCCTGCAATATAAACCCCGACATCTTGCTTTCAGTTTATAATCCTCTATTCAATAATCTCATAtcaacgttctaacttgagcgtcggaggggttttccgggagatcaccccccggacaaggctaacgtgttgttttgtaggaattcaagtcacttccttccacgaatcgccgCTCCTTATAACGCTTCTATtaacggtatttcaagtgtttccacttcctcgtttcataaccAAAACAGTTTGGCGCTGTCTGTGGGGACTgaataaaaagtcatggctcctaagaaGAATCCGACCCAAACAGCTACCGTGCACAGCACAGATACAAACACTTCCACAGGTCACGCTAACAACcaagccgtgactcgtcgtGATCTGGACGTGCtggcacgaaacctcactgccgctttctccgaacaactccgcgccgtcataaataataatcctactcaacaacgagtgTTAGAGGACATGGCGGACCAAATAAAAAGTTTGCaggaacgaatcgaaccccatcaagagataccaaagtctcatgaatctgaagatgggaactcgaggacttctCACTCCAATAGGCGCAATAAGAAGAGGCAGGAGAGATCTAGGACCCTCGCAAGCCTCGACAAGACGGATCCGCGAGGTGACGAATCGAAAACCGCCTCTCGAGACGCCCGTACCTTCctagaaagcaagaaacaaaggGCGTCTGAAAGCGTTCAATCGCTGGTAGataaaaggagggaagaaaggaaAAAGGCACAACTCGTGGGATCTAGCCATCCCATCAGTCCCGTCactatgccgcggaatgaggacAACAGGAGTAGCCTTCATGAAGATCTCACACCAATAGTTTCTCCGTTGGCTCcggagatactgaatactcccaaccctgggaaaataaagatcccaaaCATGGCGGTCTTGATGGAACGTCCTGCCCAGAGGAACACCTAATGGCCTACAAAAACCTGATGCTGCTGTATACCACCAACTCATCACTGTGGTGTAAGTTCTTTCCAACTACCCTGACAGGAGTAGCTCTGACATGGTACACTTCCCttccaagagaaagtatccacaactttgcccaactgGAAGGCAAGTTCCTGGGTCATTTTATAGCTTCCAGAAGACAggaaaaatcaaacttccatttgCTCAGCATCACACAATTGGAAGGAGAGTCCATATCATCTTACTTGAAAAAGTTCCACGAGGCGGTACTGGAAGTAACTGATTTGGAAGAGTCGGTTGCATTAAACACcctgatcaacggaatgaaggcttaAAGGCTGAAGTTCCAATTGGTCGAGAGGCACATGAAGCAAtgccaaagctatgtcacggcctccgaaatatgtcaggcacatgatCCAAAGAAACAAAGGTCGGATAAGAAGGATCCCACAGCCAATCATTCCTCAAGGAGCAGAGAGGAATATTTATCAGGGAGGGAAAGAAActacatgccgcgtcgtccaGAACCCCCGTCAGATATGGGGCCCCAAAGATCTAGTCACGTATATGTCGCTGAAGGGGAGCCCAGGACGCGGAATTTATTAGATGGCGGCAACGATCCGCTGTTCAACCAGAACAGGAAGGACATATTCTTCGCCATCAGGAATCaattgccaactccacctctAACCAAAGTGGTCAAGGTTCGAATAGTCCAAATATTCCAGTCCAAGAATCCAACGTTAGGGAATTGATTTTGTCTAAATCCTTTTTCGAGATTACGCCTACAAGCTTTGGTATGCATGGTCCGAATATGTCCTCAAATGGTTGCACTTTGCTAAGCGTGACTAACTATTTCATTCATGAGACAGATTAAAGACATTAAATGgatcggttacaaggaattaattccaaacggtTTTGGAGTTCAAAGGGGCGtgtttttaaggagatttaaagctggtttttaatctcatttaagagGTATTATTAGGAGGTTTTGCTGGTTTAATTTCGTGAATAAAGAGGCTTGAATGAAGAGTTAATTCGTGGCAGTTACAAAGGCATTCAAGGACAGCTTTAAATGATGGTTTTGAACAGTTTTGGAAGGTTAATGGCTGGACGTTTTTGGAGTTAATTCTCCTTCATTTAAGCTCATttgtttaagttaaattaaGGGTAGTAATGGGCATTAATTTGGACGGTTATGAGCCAATTAATAGGCCCTTTTATTTCAGTCTTGTTTTTAGAATATGTAAAGGCATTATTGAATGTAACTCAAGCTATATAAGGCTtggaaatgatcaatgaaaattcaTTCAGAAATTTGCCTAAACAAAACCTTCACGTGTGTGAGTTCTAACTTTGC harbors:
- the LOC130801050 gene encoding uncharacterized protein LOC130801050; its protein translation is MAYKNLMLLYTTNSSLWCKFFPTTLTGVALTWYTSLPRESIHNFAQLEGKFLGHFIASRRQEKSNFHLLSITQLEGESISSYLKKFHEAVLEVTDLEESVALNTLINGMKA